DNA sequence from the bacterium genome:
CTTTCCTATCTACGATCCGCTGACCGGTGGATGCCGGGACGGTCTGCATGCTGACCGCCCAAACGAAAATCAAGGCGCCGAGTCCACGCTTGCCTTTCTCCAAGCTCTGCTCGAAATGCGCCTGGCCGAAAACACCCTTCAATCCGGAGAAGTTTGATCACCATGCGAGATCGCTATTCCGACCTGTTTCGTCGCCATGAATCAAACCCCATCTTGACCGCCGCGCAATGGCCCTATCCGGTCAACAGCGTGTTCAATCCCGGAGCCACACTGCTGCGCGATGGAACTACCTTGCTCTTGTGCCGGGTGGAGGATCGGCGTGGACATTCGCATTTTTGTGCGGCGCGCTCCGCAAACGGCGTGGATCAATGGCAGATTGACGATCAGCCCACCTTGCTGGCCGATCCCGAGCATTATCCCGAGGAACTTTGGGGAATCGAAGACCCTCGTCTCACCTACGTGCCCGAATTGAACAAGTACGCCATCGTCTACACCGCCTTCAGCCGCGACGGCCCGGGCGTGGCTTTGGCGTTCACGGAGGATTTTCACCACTTCGAGCGTTTTGGAGTAATCATGCCGCCGGAAGACAAAGATGCGGCTCTGCTTCCCCATCGGATTGACGGACAATGGGCTGTGGTTCATCGCCCGGTCAGCGGTCCCCGGGCGCACATGTGGATATCCTACTCCCCCGATCTGCACCACTGGGGTGCTCACAAGCTGATGCTGGTGGCCCGCCGCGGTGCGTGGTGGGATGCCACCAAAATCGGCCTCTCACCACCACCCATTGAAACCCCGCAGGGTTGGCTGGTGATTTACCATGGGGTCCGGCAGACGGGAGCCGGTTGCCTTTACCGTTTGGGACTTGCGCTCTTTGACTTGCAGAATCCGGAACACTGCTTGAAACGCGGGGACGAATGGATCTTCGGCCCCGAAGAACCCTACGAGCAGCATGGAGATGTGGGTAACGTTGTCTTTCCTTGTGGCTACACCATTGCTCCCGATGGCGACACCGTTCATCTGTATTATGGCGCAGCCGACACCAGCATTGCTCTGGCTATAGGCAGCGTACGCTCGATGCTGGAATGGCTTGAACAACAACCAATATCACCGGCTATCAAAGTATAGCCGTTTATCACAAGAAAAAAGGAACTGCCTATGAACAGCAACTCTACCGTGTTAATGACTTTCGTCGGGGCGTGCATCCTGCTTTCCGTATGCTGCACGGAAGCCTCCGCAGGAAGCGGCATCGGATTCAAGGGTATTGGCCCGCGAATCGGTTACGTGGATCCCGAAAGCGATCTTGATGGGACCGTTGAATTCGGTGTGGCGTTTGAATTCGGTGAGTTCGTTCCCCAACTTCACTGGGACGGCTCAGTAAGTTTCTGGTCAACCGGCCAAGACTGGGATTACTACGACGGGAACTCCCACCACAAGTATGACTGGACGCTGCGCGATTTCGTGCTCCGTTCGGGCGTCAACTATCATTTCCTCGAAGGGGACTGGGTTCCCTATGCGGGTGGCGGACTCGGGCTGCATTTCTACTCCTGGGACTACAGCGGGGCGCCCAATTGGGCCAATAGCAGCGACACCGAGTTTGGATTCTACATTGACGGTGGAATCGAGCACGCGTTCAACGAGAAATGGTTGGGACAACTGCAGCTTCAGTTCGACTTCGCGGATCCCGACCAGACCGCGCTTCT
Encoded proteins:
- a CDS encoding glycosidase; this translates as MRDRYSDLFRRHESNPILTAAQWPYPVNSVFNPGATLLRDGTTLLLCRVEDRRGHSHFCAARSANGVDQWQIDDQPTLLADPEHYPEELWGIEDPRLTYVPELNKYAIVYTAFSRDGPGVALAFTEDFHHFERFGVIMPPEDKDAALLPHRIDGQWAVVHRPVSGPRAHMWISYSPDLHHWGAHKLMLVARRGAWWDATKIGLSPPPIETPQGWLVIYHGVRQTGAGCLYRLGLALFDLQNPEHCLKRGDEWIFGPEEPYEQHGDVGNVVFPCGYTIAPDGDTVHLYYGAADTSIALAIGSVRSMLEWLEQQPISPAIKV
- a CDS encoding porin family protein, with protein sequence MNSNSTVLMTFVGACILLSVCCTEASAGSGIGFKGIGPRIGYVDPESDLDGTVEFGVAFEFGEFVPQLHWDGSVSFWSTGQDWDYYDGNSHHKYDWTLRDFVLRSGVNYHFLEGDWVPYAGGGLGLHFYSWDYSGAPNWANSSDTEFGFYIDGGIEHAFNEKWLGQLQLQFDFADPDQTALLFNLIYRLQ